The Pedobacter cryoconitis genome includes a window with the following:
- a CDS encoding M57 family metalloprotease, producing the protein MKKRNLLLMVGLLTIGFISCQKKESSKTVDTNTEISASVKSKINKLGFSAAGAQKVPGGYVVEGDILLTEKILDENPTTNLLNIAKTEHYRTTNVVKGIQRVFTISVSNLPAVYSDATDLMIERYNQLGLRISFQRANTGTIGDINVVGFNQGPSGGQIVLGSSGFPTAAGQPFNEIRMNTNEAAYGTNPELLNLASVLQHEVGHTIGLRHTDLANRAYSCGGQAVNEGASTVGAIFIPGTPSGPEAGSFMLACLNGGNRTFNSNDIVALKYLYGTTTPSIYGSGSGYRGQDYSFTVYGSVLGDTFAWTVTSNAATITSGQNTETLNVILKNIAGTAPYSYTASVLITSLDGTTRTATFNAVSKYCGNCPLN; encoded by the coding sequence TCAGTTAAGTCAAAAATTAATAAACTAGGCTTTAGTGCTGCTGGAGCTCAAAAGGTTCCAGGAGGCTATGTAGTGGAAGGTGATATCCTTTTGACGGAAAAAATACTGGATGAGAACCCGACGACAAACCTTTTAAATATTGCTAAAACAGAACACTACAGGACTACCAATGTGGTAAAAGGCATACAACGTGTTTTTACGATATCAGTATCAAATTTACCAGCTGTTTATAGTGATGCAACAGATTTAATGATTGAAAGATATAATCAGCTTGGTCTGAGAATCTCTTTCCAACGTGCAAATACCGGTACAATAGGGGACATTAATGTTGTTGGATTTAATCAGGGCCCGAGTGGTGGTCAGATTGTTCTGGGGTCTTCTGGTTTTCCAACGGCAGCAGGGCAACCCTTTAATGAGATCAGAATGAATACCAACGAGGCTGCATATGGCACAAATCCGGAATTGTTAAATCTGGCTTCAGTATTGCAGCATGAAGTTGGTCACACGATTGGTTTGCGCCATACTGATCTGGCAAACAGAGCTTACAGTTGTGGCGGGCAGGCCGTCAATGAAGGAGCTTCTACCGTTGGGGCTATATTTATACCAGGTACGCCTTCTGGTCCTGAAGCAGGATCATTTATGCTGGCCTGTTTAAATGGTGGAAACAGAACTTTTAATAGTAATGATATTGTGGCATTGAAATATTTGTATGGGACTACTACGCCAAGTATTTATGGATCTGGCAGCGGTTACAGAGGACAGGATTATTCATTTACTGTATATGGATCAGTATTAGGTGATACTTTTGCCTGGACCGTAACTAGTAACGCTGCAACAATTACCAGTGGTCAGAATACAGAAACTTTGAATGTTATTTTAAAGAATATTGCCGGTACTGCTCCTTATAGTTACACTGCCAGCGTTTTAATAACGAGTCTGGATGGGACAACCAGAACTGCTACTTTTAATGCAGTATCTAAATACTGTGGTAATTGCCCGCTTAATTAG
- a CDS encoding Do family serine endopeptidase: MKKIALIVLAAFIGGAVAIGGYKMFERSSNGMTLTEKQNVLFASNPSKISSTGAVDFVQAAAAVSPAVVHIRTTFKAEGSDGGGSGSPMDMMEEFFGGRGGRRSRAPRAASGSGVILTPDGYIVTNNHVVDNADKIQVVLSDRRKVEAKVIGRDPNTDLALIKVDASDLPVVKMGNSDNVQVGEWVLAVGFPLDLQTTVTAGIVSAKSRAIGILNRDQQPTEEEYEEYQRTGKAPARTNSAIESYIQTDAAINPGNSGGALVNANGELIGINAAIASQTGTNEGYGFAIPVNLAKKILEDFKKYGSVKRGYVGVTFQELNADAAENLKISDVSGLYVNDVMPNGGGAAAGIKKGDIIKKVEGREVFASPDLQEKIGRMSPGDKVQLTISRDGKEQNVNVTLKGDESLNKAKTVLAAKTTGTTMSKLGASFAPASPAIKAKFGAKNGVVVTAVEPGKAFDNLDIPKGLLVTSINGKPVNSAKDVEAALPTSKNGKTTVAGIGPNGNYTFSFN; this comes from the coding sequence ATGAAAAAAATAGCATTAATAGTTTTAGCTGCATTCATTGGAGGTGCAGTAGCAATTGGCGGTTATAAAATGTTTGAACGCAGTTCAAACGGAATGACACTAACTGAAAAGCAAAATGTTCTTTTTGCAAGTAACCCATCAAAAATTTCTTCAACGGGGGCAGTTGACTTCGTTCAGGCTGCAGCTGCGGTTTCCCCGGCAGTAGTACATATCAGAACAACTTTTAAAGCAGAAGGTTCAGACGGAGGAGGCTCAGGCTCTCCGATGGATATGATGGAAGAATTCTTCGGTGGCCGTGGTGGCAGAAGATCACGTGCACCAAGGGCAGCTTCGGGTTCGGGTGTGATCTTAACGCCTGATGGTTATATCGTAACGAACAATCACGTGGTAGATAACGCAGACAAGATTCAGGTCGTTCTTTCAGACCGCCGCAAAGTAGAAGCTAAGGTGATTGGCAGAGACCCGAATACGGATCTTGCTTTAATCAAAGTAGATGCTTCGGACTTACCAGTAGTAAAAATGGGTAACTCTGATAATGTTCAGGTAGGAGAATGGGTATTGGCTGTGGGCTTCCCATTAGATCTGCAAACTACAGTAACTGCTGGTATTGTCAGTGCTAAATCCCGCGCAATCGGTATTTTAAACAGAGATCAGCAGCCTACTGAAGAAGAATATGAAGAATACCAGCGTACTGGTAAAGCACCTGCAAGAACAAACAGTGCAATTGAATCGTACATTCAAACTGATGCAGCTATTAATCCTGGAAACAGTGGGGGTGCGTTAGTAAATGCAAACGGTGAGCTGATTGGAATAAATGCGGCGATCGCTTCTCAGACAGGTACGAATGAAGGATATGGATTTGCTATTCCTGTAAACCTTGCTAAAAAGATCTTAGAAGATTTTAAAAAATACGGTAGTGTAAAACGCGGTTATGTAGGTGTTACTTTCCAGGAATTGAATGCTGATGCAGCAGAAAACCTGAAGATCAGTGATGTCTCAGGTCTGTATGTAAATGATGTGATGCCAAATGGTGGTGGCGCAGCAGCAGGAATTAAAAAAGGGGATATCATCAAAAAAGTAGAAGGCAGAGAGGTTTTTGCTTCTCCGGATCTTCAGGAAAAAATTGGTCGTATGAGCCCTGGTGATAAAGTGCAGCTGACGATTTCAAGAGATGGAAAAGAGCAGAATGTAAACGTTACTTTGAAAGGTGATGAAAGCTTAAATAAAGCAAAAACTGTACTTGCTGCAAAAACTACAGGGACAACGATGAGTAAACTGGGTGCTTCATTTGCACCGGCATCGCCAGCAATCAAAGCTAAGTTTGGTGCTAAAAACGGAGTTGTAGTGACTGCTGTTGAGCCAGGTAAGGCATTTGATAACCTGGATATCCCTAAAGGATTGTTAGTAACCAGTATCAATGGTAAACCAGTAAACAGCGCGAAAGATGTGGAGGCTGCCTTGCCAACTTCTAAAAACGGAAAGACTACTGTAGCGGGAATCGGACCTAACGGAAATTACACTTTCAGCTTTAACTAA
- a CDS encoding helix-turn-helix domain-containing protein, with amino-acid sequence MSEYNPAEIAAKFINYTSRHIFLTGKAGTGKTTFLRNLIELTHKKAVIVAPTGIAAINAAGVTIHSLFQLPFGTYLPKQPAVEPVNQQYNTPRSIVRHLQMNTTKRRIFQDLELLIIDEVSMLRADLLDAIDMVLRYIRKNNASFGGVQVLFIGDLHQLPPVVKSNEWQLLGEFYKSVYFFDAHALYHNPPVYIELEKIYRQADSVFIDLLNNLRNNEITAENITLLEKYYKAGFEPAKDDKYITLTTHNQRADTLNKKSLEELGGKSYFFKATVEDEFSENSYPAEHLLELKLGAQIMFIKNDQSGDRRYFNGKIATVIRLGEDGIEVETEGEREKIILEKFTWKNIRYSNHKVTNEIEEEVIGKFIQYPIKLAWAITVHKSQGLTFDKAIIDIGNAFAPGQIYVALSRLRSLDGLVLTSQISRTGIRQDQNVALFSKNKQQEEELKEQITQESQVFLKSYLITCFDLTPLDNYVYEHVHSYSKDINKSSKQKHVKWAQLLLKDLSEIKANANKFLAQLQRLCNDQSAEGLANLLVRTTAAENYFNPLILDLSRRIFERMELVKQDKQVTAFLTELLEMESLFYEQFKKIRKATGLLQATINGTDFTKTDVGFLLNQKEREAQMKSVYAMPNKLDFTAKKERTKKTATPKAPKEDTKVVSLELFLKGKTILEIAEERKMVIGTIEGHLAHYVALQEISAKDILGRKKLDNILEAIRDLKTMSLAPIRDHLGKSFTFGEIKIGIAAHLAEN; translated from the coding sequence ATGAGTGAATACAATCCTGCTGAGATAGCGGCTAAATTTATCAACTATACTTCAAGGCACATTTTCCTGACAGGGAAGGCGGGAACCGGGAAGACTACATTTTTGAGGAATTTAATTGAGCTAACCCATAAAAAAGCGGTTATTGTGGCGCCCACTGGGATTGCTGCGATTAATGCTGCCGGGGTAACCATCCATTCATTATTTCAGCTTCCGTTTGGGACTTATCTGCCAAAACAGCCTGCGGTTGAACCGGTCAATCAACAGTACAATACACCAAGATCTATTGTTCGTCATTTACAGATGAACACCACCAAAAGAAGAATATTTCAGGACCTTGAATTACTGATCATCGATGAGGTGAGTATGCTGCGCGCCGATTTACTGGATGCGATTGATATGGTACTGCGTTATATCAGAAAGAACAATGCCAGCTTTGGAGGGGTACAGGTCTTGTTTATTGGAGATCTTCACCAGTTACCTCCGGTTGTCAAATCCAATGAGTGGCAGCTTTTAGGAGAGTTTTATAAGAGTGTTTATTTCTTTGACGCACATGCGTTGTATCACAATCCTCCGGTATATATTGAATTGGAGAAAATCTACAGACAAGCAGATTCTGTGTTCATCGATCTGCTAAATAACCTCAGAAATAATGAAATTACAGCAGAGAATATCACTCTGCTGGAAAAATATTATAAAGCTGGTTTTGAGCCGGCGAAAGACGACAAATATATCACCCTGACTACCCATAACCAGCGTGCAGATACTTTAAATAAAAAGAGTCTGGAGGAGCTTGGCGGGAAGTCTTATTTCTTCAAGGCCACCGTAGAAGATGAGTTTTCTGAAAACTCTTATCCGGCCGAACATCTGCTGGAATTAAAACTCGGTGCCCAGATCATGTTTATCAAAAATGATCAGAGTGGTGACCGCCGTTATTTTAATGGAAAAATAGCCACTGTTATTCGTCTGGGAGAGGATGGGATAGAGGTAGAAACAGAAGGGGAGAGAGAAAAAATTATCCTGGAGAAATTTACCTGGAAAAATATAAGGTACAGCAATCATAAGGTGACCAATGAGATCGAAGAAGAGGTGATTGGTAAGTTTATCCAGTACCCGATTAAATTGGCATGGGCGATTACAGTACATAAAAGCCAGGGTTTAACATTTGATAAAGCCATCATTGATATCGGGAATGCTTTTGCACCCGGACAGATTTATGTAGCCTTGTCACGTCTGCGGTCACTGGATGGATTAGTACTGACCTCCCAGATTTCAAGGACAGGAATCAGGCAGGATCAGAATGTAGCGCTGTTTTCTAAAAACAAACAGCAGGAGGAAGAGTTGAAGGAACAGATTACGCAGGAGAGCCAGGTTTTCCTGAAAAGCTACCTGATCACTTGTTTTGATTTAACACCGCTTGATAATTACGTTTATGAGCATGTGCATTCTTACAGTAAAGACATCAATAAATCTTCCAAACAAAAGCATGTCAAATGGGCTCAGCTCTTACTAAAGGATTTGAGTGAAATCAAGGCTAACGCAAATAAATTCCTCGCACAGCTTCAGCGCTTATGCAATGACCAGTCTGCTGAAGGATTAGCTAACCTGCTGGTGAGGACTACAGCCGCCGAGAATTATTTTAATCCGTTGATCCTGGATCTTTCCAGACGTATTTTTGAACGGATGGAATTGGTGAAACAGGATAAGCAGGTCACCGCCTTCCTGACTGAGTTACTGGAAATGGAATCGTTATTTTACGAGCAATTCAAAAAGATAAGAAAAGCCACCGGGTTATTACAGGCTACGATTAACGGCACGGATTTCACGAAAACAGATGTTGGTTTTTTATTGAATCAGAAAGAGCGCGAAGCACAGATGAAATCGGTCTATGCAATGCCTAATAAGCTGGACTTTACAGCCAAAAAGGAGAGAACGAAAAAAACAGCAACCCCTAAAGCGCCAAAAGAAGATACAAAAGTTGTTTCTCTGGAGCTTTTTTTAAAAGGGAAAACTATTCTGGAAATTGCTGAAGAGCGGAAAATGGTGATAGGCACTATAGAAGGGCACTTAGCACATTACGTGGCTTTACAGGAGATTTCTGCAAAAGATATTTTGGGCCGTAAAAAGCTGGACAATATTCTTGAAGCCATCAGGGATTTAAAAACAATGAGCCTGGCGCCCATCAGAGATCATCTGGGCAAGAGCTTTACTTTTGGGGAAATCAAGATAGGCATTGCTGCCCATCTGGCTGAAAACTAG
- a CDS encoding succinate dehydrogenase cytochrome b subunit — protein MASFGNAFSSSIGKKLIMGITGLFLILFLIVHCFINSLIFLNDGGLTFNLGAHFMATNWLIRGSEVILMVGLLLHIVQGLRLTFQNQASRPVKYAVNDGNANSKWYSRSMGLLGTLLLIFLIVHLSNFWVVSRFTGIPTTDSNGHEDLYAVMRETFQNVWIVVLYVLAMASLAYHLLHGFASAFQTLGWNHKKYSPLIKGFGVWYSIIIALLFAAMPIAVHTGLIK, from the coding sequence ATGGCTAGTTTCGGAAACGCTTTTTCCTCGTCTATAGGAAAAAAACTAATAATGGGTATCACCGGCCTGTTTCTTATTTTATTTCTAATTGTGCATTGCTTTATCAATTCGTTGATATTTCTGAATGACGGTGGATTAACATTCAATCTTGGTGCCCACTTCATGGCTACAAACTGGTTAATCAGAGGGTCAGAAGTTATACTGATGGTTGGTTTGCTTTTACACATTGTACAGGGCCTTCGTCTGACTTTTCAGAATCAGGCTTCCCGTCCGGTAAAATATGCAGTGAATGATGGAAATGCAAATAGTAAATGGTACTCCCGCTCAATGGGATTATTAGGAACATTATTGTTAATCTTTCTGATTGTGCATTTATCTAATTTCTGGGTAGTATCTCGTTTTACAGGTATCCCAACAACAGATTCAAATGGACATGAAGATTTGTACGCAGTAATGAGAGAGACTTTTCAAAATGTTTGGATCGTGGTTTTATATGTCCTTGCAATGGCATCCTTAGCTTACCATTTATTACACGGTTTTGCTTCTGCATTCCAGACCTTAGGATGGAACCACAAGAAGTATAGTCCGCTTATCAAAGGATTCGGTGTATGGTATTCGATTATCATTGCCTTACTTTTTGCAGCTATGCCTATTGCAGTGCATACAGGACTTATTAAATAA
- the dapF gene encoding diaminopimelate epimerase encodes MLNTKPTDPLKPHFYKYQGAGNDFVLIDNRSQTFQYKDNNIVHQLCDRRFGVGADGLMLLQNHSEYDFEMIYFNADGNLSSMCGNGGRCIVAFAKHLGIIDTQTNFLAVDGPHYAKISEKGNWVDLQMINVHQIGRDGEAYVLNTGSPHYVAQVTALKEMDVFKQGSKIRNNTTYKKEGINVNFVEDKGDHLFVRTFERGVEDETFACGTGVTAVALAIAKHHGKTGSQVTEIEVLGGNLRVGFHYDGQEFTKVFLCGPAELVFEGNIKHI; translated from the coding sequence ATGTTAAATACCAAACCCACCGATCCGTTAAAACCACATTTCTATAAATACCAGGGTGCAGGCAATGATTTTGTCTTAATTGATAACCGCAGCCAAACATTTCAATATAAGGATAATAATATTGTCCACCAACTGTGTGACAGGCGTTTTGGCGTTGGCGCAGACGGTTTGATGCTGCTTCAGAACCACTCAGAATACGATTTCGAAATGATTTATTTCAATGCAGACGGAAACCTGAGCAGTATGTGCGGAAACGGGGGAAGATGTATTGTCGCCTTCGCTAAACACTTAGGAATCATAGATACGCAAACTAACTTTCTGGCAGTTGACGGCCCTCATTATGCCAAAATTTCAGAGAAAGGGAACTGGGTTGATCTGCAAATGATTAATGTGCATCAAATTGGCAGGGACGGAGAAGCTTATGTGCTCAATACAGGCTCTCCGCATTATGTAGCACAGGTTACCGCGCTGAAAGAAATGGATGTCTTTAAACAAGGCAGCAAAATCCGTAACAATACGACTTACAAAAAAGAAGGGATTAATGTAAATTTCGTAGAAGACAAGGGCGACCATTTGTTTGTACGCACTTTTGAACGCGGTGTAGAAGACGAAACTTTTGCGTGCGGAACCGGAGTTACTGCTGTTGCACTGGCTATAGCTAAACATCATGGAAAAACCGGCAGTCAGGTAACCGAAATAGAAGTACTCGGCGGGAACCTTCGTGTTGGCTTTCACTATGACGGACAGGAATTTACCAAAGTGTTTTTATGCGGCCCGGCAGAGCTTGTTTTCGAAGGAAATATTAAACACATCTAG